A window of Streptomyces armeniacus contains these coding sequences:
- a CDS encoding peptidoglycan-binding protein: protein MRGRIPVKRGTVLAAVLTVLAVAGGTTAFATLNSSDGGGTTRDSGLPPDTAAVERGDLSESVQADGTIGHAGERKINAAAAGTLTWAPKAGSVIKRNGELYAVNGRSVRLMYGSQPMYRTLKDGVEGDDVRQFEKNLAALGYTGFTVDDEYTDLTADAVERWQEANGDKETGTVGPEHVAFAPDAVRVESAARSVGDQAAPGQPVLTTTGSERVVTMKLDVSESGSAKKGDKVTVTLPDGSSAAGEIRTVGTSAKPDGENPEDDSPKISVTVSLDEPEKADALDKAPVTVELRGETRKDVLTVPVEALLALPGGGFGVQVVEHGKARDVRVEPGLFAQGRVEVGGGGLSEGTKVGVPEL, encoded by the coding sequence GTGCGGGGGCGAATTCCGGTGAAGCGCGGCACCGTACTGGCCGCCGTGCTGACGGTGCTGGCCGTGGCGGGCGGCACCACCGCGTTCGCCACCCTCAACTCCTCCGACGGCGGCGGCACCACCCGCGACAGCGGCCTGCCCCCGGACACCGCCGCCGTCGAACGGGGTGACCTGAGCGAGAGCGTGCAGGCGGACGGCACCATCGGCCACGCGGGCGAGCGGAAGATCAACGCCGCCGCCGCGGGCACCCTGACCTGGGCGCCCAAGGCCGGTTCGGTGATCAAGCGGAACGGTGAGCTGTACGCCGTCAACGGCCGCTCCGTACGGCTGATGTACGGCTCCCAGCCCATGTACCGGACGCTGAAGGACGGCGTCGAGGGCGACGACGTACGGCAGTTCGAGAAGAACCTCGCCGCCCTCGGCTACACCGGCTTCACCGTCGACGACGAGTACACGGACCTCACCGCCGACGCCGTCGAGCGCTGGCAGGAGGCCAACGGCGACAAGGAGACCGGCACCGTCGGCCCGGAGCACGTCGCGTTCGCGCCGGACGCCGTACGCGTCGAGAGCGCGGCCCGCTCCGTCGGCGACCAGGCGGCGCCCGGCCAGCCCGTGCTGACCACGACCGGCTCCGAACGCGTCGTCACCATGAAGCTCGACGTCAGCGAGAGCGGCTCCGCGAAGAAGGGCGACAAGGTCACCGTCACGCTGCCGGACGGCAGTTCGGCGGCCGGCGAGATCCGTACGGTCGGCACTTCCGCCAAGCCGGACGGCGAGAACCCCGAGGACGACTCGCCCAAGATCAGCGTCACCGTCTCGCTGGACGAACCGGAGAAGGCGGACGCGCTCGACAAGGCGCCCGTGACGGTGGAGTTGCGCGGCGAGACCCGCAAGGACGTGCTGACCGTGCCCGTCGAGGCGCTGCTGGCATTGCCCGGCGGCGGCTTCGGCGTACAGGTCGTGGAGCACGGCAAGGCTCGCGACGTACGGGTCGAACCGGGCCTCTTCGCCCAGGGCCGCGTCGAGGTCGGCGGCGGCGGGCTGAGCGAGGGCACGAAGGTCGGGGTGCCGGAACTATGA
- a CDS encoding ABC transporter ATP-binding protein, whose protein sequence is MTRVVGLTGVTKEYAGGVTALRDVDLGIEEGELVGIVGPSGSGKSTLLHIVGTLDRPTSGSVEIAGFDVAALSDRELSALRARHVGFVFQAFHLVPGVSAQDNVAEGLLYSDLPRAVRRRRAAEALERVGLADRARHRPHELSGGQKQRVAIARAVVGEPELLLADEPTGALDSASGESVMAILHDLSESGATIAVITHDAEVADQLPRRVRLRDGAVVGDVTGPVTGPVRGGVRAVAPVPDDAWAGA, encoded by the coding sequence ATGACGCGGGTCGTCGGCCTCACGGGGGTCACGAAGGAGTACGCGGGCGGCGTCACGGCGCTGCGCGACGTCGATCTCGGTATCGAGGAGGGCGAGTTGGTGGGCATCGTCGGGCCGTCGGGCTCGGGGAAGTCCACGCTGCTGCACATCGTCGGCACGCTCGACCGGCCCACGTCCGGGTCGGTCGAGATCGCCGGGTTCGATGTGGCGGCGCTGTCCGACCGCGAACTGTCCGCGCTGCGGGCCCGGCACGTGGGCTTCGTCTTCCAGGCGTTCCACCTGGTGCCGGGCGTCAGCGCGCAGGACAACGTGGCGGAGGGGCTGCTGTACTCCGACCTGCCACGGGCCGTACGGCGCCGGCGCGCCGCCGAGGCGCTCGAACGCGTCGGCCTCGCCGACCGCGCACGGCACCGGCCGCACGAACTGTCCGGCGGGCAGAAGCAGCGCGTCGCCATCGCACGGGCCGTCGTCGGCGAACCCGAACTGCTGCTCGCGGACGAGCCGACCGGCGCGCTCGACTCCGCGTCCGGCGAGTCCGTCATGGCGATCCTGCACGACCTGAGCGAGTCGGGCGCGACGATCGCGGTCATCACGCACGACGCGGAGGTCGCGGACCAGCTGCCGCGGCGCGTACGGCTGCGGGACGGCGCGGTGGTCGGGGACGTGACGGGGCCCGTGACGGGGCCCGTACGGGGTGGGGTACGGGCGGTTGCGCCTGTGCCGGACGACGCGTGGGCGGGCGCGTGA
- a CDS encoding ABC transporter permease, with product MGRRNEGPRIAGRRVFAGRKSSRSPGRRLSPARLSPRDVLHVGSGGLRSRPLRVVLSALGIAIGIATMISVVGVSASSQEQLMRRLDRLGTNMLVVSPGESMFSGEDVKLSRNAVGMVSRVDGVEQAGATGSVDATVRRNEKIPEDESGGIAVQAATQGLLKVVRGKTASGTWLNEANGRYPSVVLGHVSAQRLGIGKAGQQVWLGDRYFTVVGILDPLPLAPELERSALVGWSAAERLLSFDGHPTSVYERSTDDSVSDVRDLLAATVDPENPQNIKVTDPSAKLQARAATEGAFSSLLLGLGGIALLVGGVGVANTMIISVLERRYEIGLRRSLGAARGQIRIQFVTESLLLSGLGGVAGVALGAAATGVFAHLDGLPWVVPLWAVGGGFGATLVIGTLAGLYPAVRAARLSPTLALHAA from the coding sequence ATGGGGCGCCGCAACGAGGGTCCCCGTATCGCGGGGCGCCGCGTGTTCGCGGGCCGCAAGTCCTCCCGTTCGCCCGGCCGCAGGCTCTCCCCCGCCCGGCTCAGCCCGCGCGACGTCCTGCACGTCGGCTCCGGCGGTCTGCGCAGCCGCCCGTTGCGCGTCGTCCTCTCCGCGCTGGGCATCGCCATCGGCATCGCCACCATGATCTCGGTGGTGGGCGTGTCCGCCTCCAGCCAGGAGCAGCTGATGCGGCGGCTCGACCGGCTCGGCACCAACATGCTGGTGGTGTCGCCGGGCGAGTCGATGTTCTCCGGCGAGGACGTCAAGCTGTCCCGTAACGCCGTCGGCATGGTCAGCCGTGTCGACGGGGTCGAACAGGCGGGCGCGACCGGCTCGGTCGACGCGACCGTACGCCGCAACGAGAAGATCCCGGAGGACGAGAGCGGCGGCATCGCCGTACAGGCCGCGACGCAGGGGCTGCTGAAGGTCGTACGCGGAAAGACGGCCAGCGGCACCTGGCTCAACGAGGCCAACGGCCGCTACCCGTCCGTCGTCCTCGGCCACGTCTCCGCGCAGCGGCTCGGGATCGGCAAGGCGGGGCAGCAGGTGTGGCTCGGCGACCGGTACTTCACCGTCGTCGGCATCCTCGACCCGCTGCCGCTGGCCCCGGAGCTCGAACGGTCCGCCCTCGTCGGCTGGTCCGCCGCCGAACGGCTCCTCTCCTTCGACGGCCACCCCACCTCGGTGTACGAGCGCTCCACGGACGACTCCGTAAGCGACGTACGCGACCTCCTCGCGGCCACGGTCGACCCGGAGAACCCGCAGAACATCAAGGTCACCGACCCCTCCGCGAAGCTTCAGGCACGGGCGGCGACGGAGGGCGCGTTCAGCAGCCTGCTGCTCGGACTCGGCGGCATCGCGCTCCTGGTGGGCGGCGTCGGCGTCGCCAACACCATGATCATCTCGGTGCTGGAGAGACGCTACGAGATCGGGCTGCGGCGCTCGCTGGGCGCGGCACGGGGGCAGATCCGCATCCAGTTCGTGACGGAGTCACTGCTGCTCTCCGGCCTCGGCGGCGTGGCCGGCGTCGCCCTCGGGGCGGCGGCGACGGGGGTGTTCGCACACCTCGACGGGCTGCCGTGGGTCGTACCGCTGTGGGCGGTCGGCGGCGGCTTCGGAGCCACGCTGGTCATCGGCACCCTGGCGGGCCTCTACCCCGCGGTCCGCGCGGCCCGCCTCTCCCCGACGCTGGCCCTGCACGCGGCGTGA